One window from the genome of Corallococcus exiguus encodes:
- a CDS encoding YicC/YloC family endoribonuclease yields the protein MLKSMTGFGSGRARVGDEEVSVEARSLNHKFCEVKVRLPRELSALEPALVKQVKDRLARGSVEILVRRQAATVSGNVPTVDVALAREYARAFREVAEAMGQSVEIAWSQVANQPGVIRLEEKGVDVESATQATQTALQQALAALETMRNTEGESINADLDARMKLIEGWSQDVARLAPRAVSDYQQRLTERVAELARGVAVDPQRLAQEVALFAERTDIAEEVTRLATHLEQFRLLMASPEPVGRRMDFLVQEMHREVNTTGSKSQHAEISARVVSMKAEVERIREQVQNVE from the coding sequence ATGCTCAAGAGCATGACCGGATTTGGCTCGGGCCGCGCCCGCGTGGGGGACGAAGAGGTCTCCGTGGAAGCACGCTCGCTCAACCACAAGTTCTGTGAAGTGAAGGTCCGGCTGCCGCGCGAGCTGTCCGCGCTCGAGCCCGCCCTCGTGAAGCAGGTGAAGGACCGCCTCGCGCGAGGCTCGGTGGAGATTTTGGTGCGCCGGCAGGCCGCCACCGTCTCAGGCAACGTCCCCACGGTGGATGTCGCCCTGGCCCGCGAATACGCGCGCGCCTTCCGTGAAGTCGCCGAGGCCATGGGCCAGTCGGTGGAGATCGCCTGGTCGCAGGTGGCCAACCAGCCGGGCGTCATCCGCTTGGAAGAGAAGGGCGTGGACGTGGAGTCCGCCACCCAGGCCACGCAGACCGCGCTCCAGCAGGCGCTCGCGGCCCTGGAGACGATGCGGAACACCGAAGGCGAGTCCATTAACGCGGACCTGGACGCCCGGATGAAGCTCATCGAGGGCTGGAGCCAGGACGTGGCCCGGCTCGCGCCTCGCGCGGTCAGTGACTACCAGCAGCGGCTCACCGAGCGTGTCGCGGAGCTCGCGCGCGGCGTCGCGGTGGATCCGCAGCGCCTGGCGCAGGAAGTGGCCCTGTTCGCCGAGCGCACGGACATCGCGGAAGAGGTGACCCGGCTCGCGACCCACCTCGAGCAGTTCCGGCTCCTGATGGCGAGCCCCGAGCCGGTGGGCCGGCGCATGGACTTCCTCGTGCAGGAGATGCACCGCGAGGTGAACACGACAGGCTCCAAGAGCCAGCACGCGGAAATCTCCGCGCGCGTGGTCTCGATGAAGGCCGAGGTCGAGCGCATCCGCGAACAGGTGCAGAACGTCGAATGA
- a CDS encoding adenylyltransferase/cytidyltransferase family protein: MNTLDKLRPLAAIAEERERWREQGRTVALANGVFDLLHVGHVRYLEGAKALADVLVVAVNSDASTRAYKGPGRPHIPEAERAELVASLACTDRVVVFDEPNVRIIIRALKPDVHVKGTDYTPDSIPEGDEVRAYGGRTAVAGDPKDHSTTDLARRLGREGAK; the protein is encoded by the coding sequence ATGAACACCCTGGACAAGCTTCGTCCCCTCGCCGCCATCGCGGAGGAGCGGGAACGCTGGCGCGAGCAGGGTCGCACGGTGGCCCTGGCCAACGGCGTCTTCGACCTGCTGCACGTCGGGCACGTCCGCTACCTGGAAGGGGCGAAGGCCCTGGCGGACGTGCTGGTGGTGGCGGTGAACTCGGACGCTTCCACCCGGGCCTACAAGGGGCCGGGCCGTCCGCACATCCCGGAAGCGGAGCGCGCGGAGCTGGTCGCGTCGCTGGCCTGCACGGACCGCGTCGTCGTCTTCGACGAGCCGAACGTGCGAATCATCATCCGCGCCCTCAAGCCCGACGTGCACGTGAAGGGGACGGATTACACGCCGGACTCCATTCCGGAAGGTGACGAGGTCCGGGCTTACGGAGGCAGGACGGCGGTGGCGGGAGACCCGAAGGACCACAGCACCACGGACCTGGCCCGCAGGCTCGGCCGCGAAGGCGCGAAGTAG
- a CDS encoding PHP domain-containing protein, which produces MSKPSTARRPLFLAIRAVFGLLFLLLGVAGFFAFAAGFADYPVVEPAPDAKPWIRGAYHVHTTRSDGNGTPAKVAREVKAAGLDFVVLTDHNDFKPPAATWVDGVLLIPGVEISTSAGHLAAFGMQRPIEGVKPWGPPEEAVAAVEAAGGTAVLAHPVQTKNPWKDDATAHQVPGFELYSADTFFRQALRSPVSRLLPAVGASLVNPVHGVMLLAVPEPRPTERFLELARERKRIALCGNDAHGVPAYEDIFNALDMELPPDVLPGPLSQNAREAAAQVTQVLASGQALCVFRALGSPADFALEGYDANTREAPVGTVLTVRLPEHTPGTVEVRVWGDGRLQPDGQHIELTGPGAVQVEVWAHAPGRFFGHEWRPWLVPSPVRVVPRPPGI; this is translated from the coding sequence ATGAGCAAGCCAAGCACGGCCAGGCGGCCCCTCTTCCTGGCGATCCGCGCGGTGTTCGGTCTGCTGTTCCTGCTCCTGGGAGTCGCGGGCTTCTTCGCCTTCGCGGCGGGCTTCGCGGACTACCCCGTCGTCGAGCCTGCACCGGACGCGAAGCCGTGGATCCGCGGCGCGTACCACGTGCACACCACGCGCTCGGACGGGAACGGGACGCCCGCGAAGGTCGCCCGGGAGGTGAAGGCCGCGGGCCTCGACTTCGTGGTGCTCACCGACCACAACGACTTCAAGCCGCCCGCCGCGACCTGGGTGGACGGCGTGCTGCTCATCCCCGGGGTGGAGATTTCGACCAGCGCGGGCCATCTGGCGGCGTTCGGCATGCAGAGGCCCATCGAAGGCGTGAAGCCCTGGGGCCCACCGGAAGAGGCGGTGGCCGCGGTGGAAGCCGCCGGAGGCACGGCGGTCCTCGCGCATCCGGTCCAGACGAAGAACCCCTGGAAGGACGATGCGACGGCGCACCAGGTCCCCGGCTTCGAGCTGTACTCCGCGGACACCTTCTTCCGGCAGGCGCTGCGAAGCCCGGTGAGCCGGCTCCTGCCCGCGGTAGGCGCCTCCCTGGTGAACCCGGTGCACGGCGTGATGCTGCTAGCGGTCCCAGAGCCACGCCCGACAGAGCGCTTCCTGGAACTGGCGCGAGAGCGAAAGCGCATCGCCCTGTGTGGCAATGACGCGCACGGAGTGCCCGCGTACGAGGACATCTTCAACGCGCTCGACATGGAGCTCCCGCCGGACGTGCTGCCGGGCCCCCTGTCCCAGAACGCGCGCGAAGCCGCGGCCCAGGTCACGCAGGTGCTGGCGAGCGGCCAGGCCCTCTGCGTCTTCCGAGCGCTCGGATCGCCAGCTGACTTCGCCCTGGAAGGCTACGACGCGAACACGAGGGAAGCCCCCGTGGGCACGGTGCTGACGGTCCGCCTCCCGGAACACACCCCGGGCACGGTGGAGGTCCGGGTGTGGGGCGACGGCCGCCTGCAACCCGACGGGCAGCACATCGAGCTGACCGGTCCCGGAGCAGTCCAGGTGGAGGTCTGGGCCCACGCGCCCGGACGTTTCTTCGGCCACGAGTGGCGGCCCTGGCTTGTCCCCAGCCCGGTGCGAGTGGTGCCGAGACCGCCGGGCATCTGA
- a CDS encoding glycosyltransferase family 4 protein, giving the protein MTLIVHPHFHKRYTGVTRHVESVVPALAQGDETRVIGSGLTEALPRITWGELIRRSHQEPIVWHAHRNNELLAGMLLKALGGRVQLVFTRHTSVAPTSFTRWLARGADALVSLTKQISDVIALPSTVISHGIDLKRFHPPEDRDAAWARLQQGGRYGIGVIGRIRKEKGQGDFIEALRPLLPQRPDWQAVLVGLAKGPDLAWVNGLRQGIEDRVRLAGEQSTIEPWYQGLSILVHPSYAEGYSLVHVEAMASGCCVVASKLPYLDTLIEHGRTGFFFEPGDVKGLRDLLDELTLEPERARQVGRNAQEEARGRCGVEHEARALRDLYHSLVKR; this is encoded by the coding sequence ATGACGCTCATCGTCCATCCCCACTTCCACAAGCGGTACACGGGAGTGACCCGGCACGTGGAGTCCGTGGTGCCAGCACTGGCCCAGGGCGACGAGACACGGGTCATCGGCTCCGGCCTGACGGAAGCCCTGCCACGCATCACCTGGGGAGAGCTGATCCGCCGCTCGCACCAGGAGCCCATCGTCTGGCACGCGCACCGGAACAACGAGCTGCTCGCGGGGATGCTCCTGAAGGCCTTGGGAGGAAGGGTCCAACTCGTCTTCACGAGGCATACGTCGGTGGCCCCCACGAGCTTCACCCGCTGGCTCGCCAGGGGCGCGGACGCGCTCGTGTCGCTCACAAAGCAGATCTCCGACGTCATCGCGCTCCCCTCCACGGTGATTTCGCACGGCATCGACCTCAAGCGCTTCCACCCACCGGAAGACCGAGACGCGGCCTGGGCCCGACTCCAGCAGGGAGGCCGCTACGGCATCGGCGTCATCGGACGCATCCGCAAGGAGAAGGGGCAGGGCGACTTCATCGAAGCGCTGAGGCCGCTGTTGCCGCAGCGGCCGGACTGGCAGGCGGTGCTGGTGGGGCTCGCGAAGGGGCCGGACCTGGCATGGGTGAACGGGCTGCGCCAGGGCATCGAGGACCGGGTGCGCCTCGCGGGAGAGCAGTCCACCATCGAGCCCTGGTACCAGGGCCTGAGCATCCTGGTGCATCCCTCCTACGCGGAGGGCTACTCGCTGGTGCACGTGGAGGCGATGGCCTCCGGGTGCTGCGTGGTGGCCTCGAAGCTGCCGTACCTGGACACGCTCATCGAGCACGGCCGCACGGGCTTCTTCTTCGAGCCCGGAGACGTGAAGGGCCTGCGCGACCTGTTGGACGAACTGACCCTCGAACCGGAGCGGGCCCGTCAGGTCGGCCGCAACGCGCAGGAAGAAGCGCGCGGCCGCTGCGGCGTCGAGCACGAAGCCCGGGCGCTCCGTGATCTCTACCATTCGCTGGTGAAGCGCTGA
- a CDS encoding bifunctional heptose 7-phosphate kinase/heptose 1-phosphate adenyltransferase translates to MPAAPSSRPAASSSRLPLAFARRRVLLVGDLVADHYLYGQTDRVSREAPVLIVRYESSEVNLGGGANVAANIRALSGQVTAVGALGVDSMGRELRKLFDAADIRLHAVSSRSIQTETKTRILAGGISTTRQQMLRVDRGQRGPLPPRMRKAIARQVEAAAKDADAVVVSDYGAGVVSDEVRTVLRKLAADGLPVCVDSRYALMAFAGLTVCKPNEPELEALTGRPVRTKEDLLEAGHEAVRKLGCQALLVTRGRHGMAVFDAKGGVDLIPVHGAKSAVDVTGAGDTVIASFALSLAAGASFGEAARLANVAGSLVVQKPGTATVSREELLEALRSPR, encoded by the coding sequence ATGCCAGCGGCCCCGTCTTCACGTCCGGCAGCTTCGTCTTCGCGCCTGCCACTCGCCTTCGCGCGCCGTCGGGTGTTGCTGGTGGGAGACCTGGTCGCCGACCACTACCTCTACGGACAGACGGACCGGGTGAGCCGCGAGGCCCCGGTGCTCATCGTCCGGTACGAGTCGTCAGAGGTGAATCTCGGCGGCGGGGCCAACGTGGCGGCCAACATCCGAGCGCTGTCGGGGCAGGTGACGGCGGTGGGGGCCCTGGGCGTGGACTCGATGGGCCGCGAACTGCGCAAGCTCTTCGATGCCGCGGACATCCGGCTGCACGCGGTCAGCAGCCGAAGCATCCAGACGGAGACGAAGACGCGCATCCTCGCGGGAGGCATCAGCACCACGAGGCAGCAGATGCTCCGCGTCGACCGGGGCCAGCGAGGCCCCCTCCCGCCCCGGATGCGCAAGGCCATCGCCAGGCAGGTCGAAGCCGCCGCGAAGGACGCGGACGCGGTGGTGGTCTCGGACTACGGAGCAGGTGTCGTCAGCGACGAAGTCCGGACAGTGTTGCGAAAGCTCGCCGCGGACGGCCTTCCGGTCTGCGTGGACAGCCGCTACGCGCTCATGGCCTTCGCGGGCCTCACGGTGTGCAAGCCCAACGAGCCGGAACTGGAAGCGCTCACGGGCCGTCCGGTGCGCACGAAGGAGGACCTGCTGGAGGCCGGTCACGAAGCGGTCCGTAAGCTGGGCTGCCAGGCCCTGCTGGTGACGCGAGGCCGGCACGGCATGGCCGTCTTCGACGCGAAGGGCGGCGTGGACCTCATCCCCGTGCACGGAGCGAAGTCAGCAGTGGACGTGACGGGAGCGGGCGACACGGTCATCGCGAGCTTCGCGTTGTCACTCGCGGCCGGAGCCTCGTTCGGTGAAGCCGCGAGGCTCGCGAACGTCGCGGGCTCGCTGGTGGTGCAGAAGCCCGGCACGGCGACGGTCTCCCGCGAAGAACTCCTCGAAGCGCTGCGGAGCCCAAGATGA
- the lpxK gene encoding tetraacyldisaccharide 4'-kinase: MTGGPTALERIFYPPAPEPWTRRALLSPLTLLSWTYSGAVRLRGALYDSGLKRAEQVEGLRVISIGNLNVGGTGKTPAVLHLAEMLISEGRKVGILTRGYGRESQEPLTFTGAEPLPAVTEAGDEPLLLARRCKGARLFVGADRVAAAFRARDDFGLDTVLLDDGFQHRRLHRDEDLVVVDEAVGLGNGQLLPRGPLREPPSALRRATLLWLRAASGDAAPNPWLEGVTAPRVRTRYGPTAWWDPSGTEHATKALEGKPVLALAGLARPGGFLKTVTTLGAEVRDAALFPDHHRFTADELRQVEARARQHGALVVTTEKDAVRLPAGFDAWVVRLGVEVLEGEAHLKRALGLQGETRDL, translated from the coding sequence ATGACGGGCGGACCCACGGCCCTGGAGCGGATCTTCTATCCGCCGGCACCGGAGCCCTGGACCCGTCGTGCCCTTCTGTCACCGCTCACGCTGTTGTCCTGGACCTACAGCGGAGCGGTCCGCCTCCGAGGTGCCCTCTACGACTCGGGATTGAAGCGAGCCGAACAAGTCGAAGGCCTGCGGGTCATCTCCATCGGCAATCTCAACGTTGGAGGCACGGGCAAGACCCCCGCGGTCCTCCATCTCGCGGAGATGCTGATCAGCGAAGGACGCAAGGTCGGCATCCTCACCCGCGGCTACGGACGCGAGTCCCAAGAGCCACTCACGTTCACGGGAGCGGAGCCCCTGCCCGCGGTGACGGAAGCCGGAGACGAACCCCTGTTGCTCGCGCGCAGGTGCAAAGGGGCCCGGCTCTTCGTGGGAGCGGACCGCGTCGCGGCGGCATTCCGGGCCCGGGACGACTTCGGCCTCGACACGGTCCTGCTGGACGACGGCTTCCAGCACCGCCGCCTGCACCGTGACGAAGACCTGGTGGTCGTGGACGAAGCCGTGGGCCTCGGCAACGGCCAGCTGCTCCCAAGAGGCCCGCTGCGCGAGCCCCCATCGGCCCTGCGCCGTGCCACGCTCCTCTGGCTGAGAGCCGCTTCCGGAGATGCCGCCCCCAATCCATGGCTCGAAGGCGTGACTGCTCCCAGGGTCCGGACGCGCTATGGACCCACGGCGTGGTGGGACCCTTCGGGGACCGAGCACGCGACGAAAGCGCTCGAAGGAAAGCCGGTGCTCGCCCTGGCGGGGCTGGCCCGGCCCGGAGGGTTCCTGAAGACCGTGACGACACTCGGAGCGGAGGTCCGGGACGCGGCCCTCTTCCCGGATCACCATCGCTTCACGGCGGACGAGCTTCGCCAGGTCGAAGCCCGGGCTCGCCAGCACGGAGCGCTCGTGGTGACGACGGAGAAGGACGCGGTGCGCCTGCCCGCCGGCTTCGACGCCTGGGTGGTACGCCTGGGAGTGGAGGTCCTGGAGGGCGAAGCGCATCTGAAGCGGGCGCTCGGGCTGCAGGGAGAGACGCGCGACTTGTGA
- a CDS encoding glycosyltransferase, with the protein MRILHLLASPFWSGPAENVALLAQAQRALGHEVTVAVDRKRRDIAAEEPAVPRFQQLGLLDEGDLSLSVKSPPWEIWSDLRALRRRTVDVVHAHFTHDHLVARWGTPKGAVRIRSIHAPRSLRSSLPEAGAYTVPASHLREKLEGRHRPVQVLPALVDPMFKPSQDRKALRRTLGLEDAHLVGMISTFQKSRRHELGVEAFAAFRQQRPEARLVLVGDGALLEATRTQVTERGLTEQVTFAGYQQGADFAKWLQALDEVWILGLGNDWSARAAAQARACGVRVVALNEGALPELSDARVEAPTVEAVLTATLSGAKAGTRHPTNEHIARDILALYQKAAEPRR; encoded by the coding sequence ATGCGCATCCTGCACCTGCTCGCGAGTCCCTTCTGGAGCGGCCCGGCGGAGAACGTCGCGCTGTTGGCCCAAGCGCAGCGGGCCCTGGGCCACGAGGTCACGGTGGCGGTGGACCGCAAGCGCCGGGACATCGCCGCCGAGGAACCCGCCGTGCCCCGCTTCCAGCAACTGGGCCTCCTGGACGAGGGAGACCTGTCGTTGTCCGTGAAGTCCCCACCGTGGGAAATCTGGAGCGACCTGCGAGCCCTCCGCCGCAGGACGGTGGACGTGGTCCACGCCCACTTCACCCATGATCATCTCGTGGCGCGCTGGGGAACGCCGAAAGGCGCGGTGCGGATCCGCTCCATCCACGCGCCCCGTTCGCTGCGTTCCTCGCTACCCGAAGCAGGCGCGTACACGGTGCCCGCGAGCCACCTGAGGGAGAAGCTCGAAGGCCGGCATCGCCCCGTCCAGGTCCTGCCCGCGTTGGTGGACCCGATGTTCAAGCCCTCCCAGGACCGCAAGGCCCTCCGAAGGACCCTGGGCCTCGAAGACGCGCATCTGGTGGGGATGATTTCCACGTTCCAGAAGAGCCGCCGTCACGAGCTCGGAGTCGAAGCCTTCGCCGCGTTCCGCCAGCAACGTCCCGAAGCCCGGCTCGTGCTCGTAGGCGACGGGGCCCTGCTCGAAGCGACGCGGACACAGGTGACAGAGCGAGGCCTCACCGAACAGGTGACGTTCGCGGGCTACCAGCAGGGAGCGGACTTCGCGAAGTGGCTGCAGGCCCTGGATGAAGTCTGGATCCTCGGTCTGGGAAACGACTGGAGCGCGAGGGCCGCGGCCCAGGCCAGGGCCTGCGGCGTCCGAGTGGTTGCGTTGAACGAGGGAGCGCTCCCGGAGCTGTCGGACGCGAGGGTGGAAGCGCCCACGGTGGAAGCCGTCCTCACCGCCACGCTGTCCGGAGCAAAGGCAGGCACCCGGCACCCGACGAACGAGCACATCGCCCGGGACATCCTGGCCCTCTACCAGAAGGCCGCGGAGCCACGGCGATGA
- a CDS encoding glycosyltransferase family 9 protein: MAWHKRLETWAKLALTLLASLLFWRPGRRRSPGTPLPHPRKVLLVRPDNRVGEALLTTPLMRTLKEHLHPPPEVHVLVHAKVARVLQGHPDADAVLAFDRRLLWLGPLAPGIRALRRAGYDTVVDCANWSAPSVTSALIARMVGPKAVVIGPGISPVSLLQSVSVPARSDTRHEAIQRTHLLTPLTKGAVAEGLSFREPVLGEAFRGYLATFSVAGSRRAVINPGGRLGERRIPAEAFAAAARELISLGYSPVVTWGPGEEALARSVISGAPGAELAPATSIDELGALMRTAGLTVCNNTGPMHLSVAVGAPTLAFFLRIDMERWGHAVAPHRMVDLTPIVDGASGVGLEQRVAAEVRSFVAERASLTG; this comes from the coding sequence ATGGCGTGGCACAAGCGGCTTGAAACGTGGGCGAAGCTGGCACTGACGCTCCTGGCTTCCCTCCTGTTCTGGCGCCCCGGGCGTCGCCGTTCTCCCGGAACGCCCCTCCCCCATCCGCGCAAGGTCCTGCTCGTCCGGCCCGACAACCGCGTGGGCGAGGCCCTTCTCACCACGCCCTTGATGCGGACCCTCAAGGAACATCTCCACCCGCCTCCGGAAGTGCACGTGCTGGTGCACGCCAAGGTGGCTCGCGTCCTCCAGGGACACCCCGACGCGGACGCGGTCCTGGCGTTCGACCGGCGCCTGCTCTGGCTGGGGCCCCTGGCGCCTGGCATCCGCGCTCTCCGTCGCGCGGGCTATGACACCGTGGTGGACTGCGCAAACTGGAGCGCTCCATCCGTGACGAGCGCGCTCATCGCGCGAATGGTGGGCCCCAAGGCGGTCGTCATTGGACCCGGCATCTCGCCGGTGTCGCTGCTGCAGTCGGTGTCCGTGCCTGCCCGGTCCGACACGCGGCACGAGGCCATTCAGCGCACCCACCTGCTGACGCCCCTGACGAAGGGAGCTGTCGCCGAGGGGCTTTCGTTCCGGGAGCCGGTGCTGGGCGAGGCGTTCCGCGGCTATCTGGCGACGTTCTCCGTGGCGGGTTCGCGGCGCGCGGTCATCAACCCGGGGGGACGGTTGGGTGAGCGCCGCATCCCGGCCGAGGCATTCGCGGCGGCGGCCCGGGAGCTGATTTCGCTCGGCTATTCGCCGGTCGTGACCTGGGGGCCTGGAGAGGAGGCCCTGGCTCGGAGCGTGATCTCCGGCGCTCCGGGAGCGGAGCTGGCTCCGGCGACGAGCATCGATGAGCTGGGTGCGCTCATGCGGACCGCCGGCCTTACCGTCTGCAACAACACCGGACCCATGCACCTGTCGGTCGCCGTGGGCGCGCCCACGCTCGCGTTCTTCCTGCGCATCGACATGGAGCGCTGGGGCCATGCGGTGGCGCCCCACCGGATGGTGGACCTGACGCCCATCGTGGATGGGGCTTCTGGCGTGGGGTTGGAGCAGCGCGTGGCCGCGGAGGTCCGGTCGTTCGTCGCGGAGCGGGCCTCGCTCACGGGGTGA
- the gmk gene encoding guanylate kinase: MNEPTGLQPGLLLVLSAPSGAGKTTLAHRLLKEMPDGIFSTSVTTRRPRGKEQEGVDYHFVGVAAFQEKIEKGEFVEWAEVHGHFYGSPQSVVDEARTRHGTAIFDIDVQGGQAIKRKHPDAVLIFVLPPSMEELERRLRDRQTDADETIRRRMLAARSEIERGIASYDYIVVNDDFERAYQELRSVVVAEKCRRGRVDLSKLRFGS; encoded by the coding sequence ATGAACGAACCCACTGGACTCCAGCCTGGCCTGCTCCTCGTCCTCTCCGCGCCGTCCGGAGCGGGAAAGACCACCCTCGCGCACCGCCTGCTGAAGGAGATGCCGGACGGCATCTTCTCCACCAGCGTCACGACCCGGCGCCCCCGGGGCAAGGAGCAGGAGGGCGTGGACTACCACTTCGTGGGCGTCGCCGCCTTCCAGGAGAAGATCGAGAAGGGGGAGTTCGTGGAGTGGGCCGAGGTCCACGGCCACTTCTACGGCAGCCCCCAGTCCGTGGTGGACGAAGCCCGCACGCGCCATGGCACCGCCATCTTCGATATCGACGTCCAGGGCGGGCAGGCCATCAAGCGCAAGCACCCCGACGCGGTCCTCATCTTCGTGCTGCCCCCCTCCATGGAGGAGCTGGAGCGGCGGCTGCGAGACCGTCAGACGGACGCGGATGAGACCATCCGTCGCCGGATGCTGGCTGCCCGCTCGGAGATCGAGCGGGGAATCGCGTCCTACGACTACATCGTGGTGAACGACGACTTCGAGCGCGCTTATCAGGAGCTGCGCTCGGTGGTGGTCGCGGAGAAGTGCCGGCGGGGGAGGGTGGACCTCTCCAAGCTCAGGTTCGGGAGCTGA
- a CDS encoding 3-deoxy-D-manno-octulosonic acid transferase codes for MRLLYVVATYVLFALLFPVLCVYRKTRHGLKQRLGFYGPGDLPKGEGPLLWLHGASAGDLLALAPMFGPLRQRFPGCRIVLSTMTDSGHAMARDRLAKQIDGVVYVPYDLWGATRRAVRALQPDLLVLEYTEVWPNLIRAAKQSGASVVMTNGRFSPANVGKYRTLFGLIDNPLKDMDLLLMRQDEEAERAKALGAPAERVLTTGNTKFDALAAGHAPEDEALRTALGLSPADPVWLAGSTHEGEEEILLQVYQRLRERWPTLSLVIAPRYLNRAERIQTLARERNLTVGLRSQGNPERAPVVVMDSMGELSRAYRLATVVFVGGSFTKRGGQNILEPAGQGRPVLFGPHMDNFRDSVAVLQGNGGIQVADGEALHAALEDLLAHPERRQQLGAQAEATVRRISGASERNAEAMAALRRAPR; via the coding sequence ATGCGCCTGCTCTACGTCGTCGCCACCTACGTCCTCTTCGCGCTGCTGTTCCCGGTGCTCTGCGTGTACCGGAAGACGCGTCACGGGCTGAAGCAGCGGCTGGGCTTCTACGGGCCGGGCGACCTGCCGAAGGGAGAAGGCCCGCTGCTGTGGTTGCACGGAGCCAGCGCGGGAGACCTGCTGGCCCTGGCGCCCATGTTCGGCCCCCTGCGCCAACGCTTCCCAGGCTGCCGCATCGTGCTCTCGACGATGACGGACAGCGGCCATGCGATGGCAAGGGACCGCCTGGCGAAGCAGATCGACGGAGTCGTGTACGTGCCCTACGACCTCTGGGGCGCGACGCGGAGGGCGGTGCGAGCCCTCCAACCGGACCTCCTCGTCCTCGAGTACACGGAGGTCTGGCCCAACCTCATCCGCGCCGCGAAGCAGTCCGGAGCCAGCGTGGTGATGACCAACGGGCGCTTCTCCCCCGCGAACGTGGGGAAGTACCGGACGCTCTTCGGCCTCATCGACAACCCGCTGAAGGACATGGACCTGCTGCTGATGCGGCAGGACGAGGAAGCCGAAAGAGCGAAGGCCCTGGGCGCACCGGCCGAACGGGTCCTCACCACCGGAAACACCAAGTTCGACGCCCTCGCAGCGGGCCATGCCCCCGAGGACGAAGCCCTGCGAACCGCCCTCGGTCTGTCTCCAGCGGATCCGGTGTGGCTCGCGGGAAGCACGCACGAGGGCGAGGAAGAAATCCTGTTGCAGGTGTATCAGCGTCTACGGGAGCGCTGGCCCACGCTGAGCCTGGTCATCGCGCCGCGCTACCTGAACCGGGCGGAGCGGATCCAGACCCTCGCAAGGGAGCGGAACCTGACCGTGGGCCTGCGCTCACAGGGCAACCCGGAGCGAGCGCCGGTGGTGGTGATGGACTCGATGGGCGAGCTGTCCCGAGCCTACCGCCTGGCGACGGTGGTGTTCGTGGGAGGCTCGTTCACGAAGCGAGGCGGCCAGAACATCCTGGAGCCAGCGGGGCAGGGCAGGCCGGTGTTGTTCGGCCCGCACATGGACAACTTCCGAGACAGCGTCGCGGTGCTGCAAGGCAACGGAGGCATTCAAGTTGCGGATGGAGAAGCCCTGCACGCCGCGCTGGAGGACCTCCTCGCCCATCCCGAACGCCGGCAGCAACTGGGAGCCCAGGCCGAAGCCACGGTGCGCCGCATCTCCGGAGCCAGTGAGCGCAACGCGGAAGCCATGGCCGCGCTAAGGAGGGCTCCTCGATGA